One part of the Macrobrachium rosenbergii isolate ZJJX-2024 chromosome 3, ASM4041242v1, whole genome shotgun sequence genome encodes these proteins:
- the LOC136854258 gene encoding uncharacterized protein isoform X1 has translation MTSGAANMLTCPNCHHVLAARSCCGVSPPTAQQLCPPPTHAPSVQHHHHLQQPHLHHLQQHLHHPVSPVAPPSASSSSSSSPNSANLSYGEGGGGGSSTTCTNSSSSNTLGPQLMGSSLGPSPLNVSAPNPLQPLSTPHISGHMFHFPTATHAPAVAACHGTCHMTCHAAAVHSPCMGSCHMPCAATTNPWKWPDSACPVASQALTARMHTSGGGIVDDGFSAKAMMPPDIAKRLNGLRDWTVWDDERVLGNMRRALAESGWYWERLSWRQAETLLQSTSLGTFIVRESADTRYLYSLSVQTERGPTSVRIHYTTGKFRLDCESHMTSSIPEFSSIINLIEYYIRMNRKLQRHVWVDTQGKMYSPLTIRQPLLRSVPTLKHLSRLAINLSLPRSCSATRLPAALSQYIDEYPYWC, from the coding sequence GTGCTGCCAATATGCTGACCTGTCCCAACTGCCATCACGTGTTGGCAGCTCGTTCCTGTTGCGGCGTCTCCCCTCCAACGGCCCAGCAACTGTGTCCTCCTCCAACTCATGCTCCTTCTGTACAACACCACCACCATCTCCAGCAACCTCACCTCCATCACCTTCAACAACACCTCCACCACCCGGTGTCGCCGGTGGCCCCTCcgagtgcctcctcctcctcctcctcttctcccaaCTCCGCCAACCTTTCatatggggaaggaggaggaggaggcagctcCACCACCtgcaccaacagcagcagcagcaataccTTGGGACCACAACTCATGGGCTCCTCCTTGGGGCCCTCCCCCCTCAACGTCAGCGCGCCCAATCCTCTCCAGCCTTTGTCGACGCCCCACATCAGTGGACATATGTTTCATTTCCCGACGGCGACACACGCACCCGCCGTGGCTGCCTGCCACGGGACTTGCCACATGACGTGTCACGCAGCAGCAGTGCACTCTCCCTGCATGGGCAGCTGTCACATGCCCTGTGCAGCGACCACCAACCCGTGGAAATGGCCAGATAGTGCTTGCCCCGTTGCCAGCCAGGCGTTGACCGCGCGCATGCACACGTCTGGCGGTGGCATCGTGGACGACGGATTCAGTGCCAAGGCGATGATGCCCCCTGACATCGCCAAGAGACTCAATGGTCTGAGAGACTGGACTGTCTGGGATGACGAGAGGGTGCTGGGGAACATGCGAAGGGCCTTAGCTGAGAGTGGCTGGTACTGGGAGAGGCTCTCGTGGCGACAGGCGGAGACCCTCCTGCAGAGTACGAGTTTGGGGACTTTCATTGTGCGCGAATCGGCCGATACGCGGTACTTGTATTCCCTCAGTGTGCAGACAGAAAGAGGACCTACTAGTGTTCGAATTCATTACACGACTGGCAAGTTCAGACTGGACTGCGAGTCCCACATGACTTCCAGCATCCCCGAGTTTTCGAGTATCATAAACCTCATCGAGTATTACATCCGGATGAACCGGAAGCTGCAGAGACACGTGTGGGTGGACACCCAGGGCAAGATGTACTCTCCCCTCACCATAAGGCAGCCCCTCCTTAGGTCAGTGCCAACGCTCAAACATCTCAGTCGGCTCGCCATTAACTTGTCCCTGCCGAGGTCGTGCAGCGCCACGCGTCTGCCTGCGGCGTTGTCGCAGTACATCGATGAGTACCCGTACTGGTGCTAG
- the LOC136854258 gene encoding uncharacterized protein isoform X2 translates to MLTCPNCHHVLAARSCCGVSPPTAQQLCPPPTHAPSVQHHHHLQQPHLHHLQQHLHHPVSPVAPPSASSSSSSSPNSANLSYGEGGGGGSSTTCTNSSSSNTLGPQLMGSSLGPSPLNVSAPNPLQPLSTPHISGHMFHFPTATHAPAVAACHGTCHMTCHAAAVHSPCMGSCHMPCAATTNPWKWPDSACPVASQALTARMHTSGGGIVDDGFSAKAMMPPDIAKRLNGLRDWTVWDDERVLGNMRRALAESGWYWERLSWRQAETLLQSTSLGTFIVRESADTRYLYSLSVQTERGPTSVRIHYTTGKFRLDCESHMTSSIPEFSSIINLIEYYIRMNRKLQRHVWVDTQGKMYSPLTIRQPLLRSVPTLKHLSRLAINLSLPRSCSATRLPAALSQYIDEYPYWC, encoded by the coding sequence ATGCTGACCTGTCCCAACTGCCATCACGTGTTGGCAGCTCGTTCCTGTTGCGGCGTCTCCCCTCCAACGGCCCAGCAACTGTGTCCTCCTCCAACTCATGCTCCTTCTGTACAACACCACCACCATCTCCAGCAACCTCACCTCCATCACCTTCAACAACACCTCCACCACCCGGTGTCGCCGGTGGCCCCTCcgagtgcctcctcctcctcctcctcttctcccaaCTCCGCCAACCTTTCatatggggaaggaggaggaggaggcagctcCACCACCtgcaccaacagcagcagcagcaataccTTGGGACCACAACTCATGGGCTCCTCCTTGGGGCCCTCCCCCCTCAACGTCAGCGCGCCCAATCCTCTCCAGCCTTTGTCGACGCCCCACATCAGTGGACATATGTTTCATTTCCCGACGGCGACACACGCACCCGCCGTGGCTGCCTGCCACGGGACTTGCCACATGACGTGTCACGCAGCAGCAGTGCACTCTCCCTGCATGGGCAGCTGTCACATGCCCTGTGCAGCGACCACCAACCCGTGGAAATGGCCAGATAGTGCTTGCCCCGTTGCCAGCCAGGCGTTGACCGCGCGCATGCACACGTCTGGCGGTGGCATCGTGGACGACGGATTCAGTGCCAAGGCGATGATGCCCCCTGACATCGCCAAGAGACTCAATGGTCTGAGAGACTGGACTGTCTGGGATGACGAGAGGGTGCTGGGGAACATGCGAAGGGCCTTAGCTGAGAGTGGCTGGTACTGGGAGAGGCTCTCGTGGCGACAGGCGGAGACCCTCCTGCAGAGTACGAGTTTGGGGACTTTCATTGTGCGCGAATCGGCCGATACGCGGTACTTGTATTCCCTCAGTGTGCAGACAGAAAGAGGACCTACTAGTGTTCGAATTCATTACACGACTGGCAAGTTCAGACTGGACTGCGAGTCCCACATGACTTCCAGCATCCCCGAGTTTTCGAGTATCATAAACCTCATCGAGTATTACATCCGGATGAACCGGAAGCTGCAGAGACACGTGTGGGTGGACACCCAGGGCAAGATGTACTCTCCCCTCACCATAAGGCAGCCCCTCCTTAGGTCAGTGCCAACGCTCAAACATCTCAGTCGGCTCGCCATTAACTTGTCCCTGCCGAGGTCGTGCAGCGCCACGCGTCTGCCTGCGGCGTTGTCGCAGTACATCGATGAGTACCCGTACTGGTGCTAG